One genomic window of Mesoplodon densirostris isolate mMesDen1 chromosome 14, mMesDen1 primary haplotype, whole genome shotgun sequence includes the following:
- the PSD4 gene encoding PH and SEC7 domain-containing protein 4, translating to MMGDDGLCEHPKPMEFLDICLGDHMQLHPGAHLRETRGRPDPLEPCGEQTWASEPPDSTRQDVHPRGSSPEPTHPGSGSSQEGEGQKAVSPGSPRDSHPLGSPRQSQSTSTQVVFWAGILQAQMCVLDLQEELEKTEGIRAELRCSLPTVSPDLPAFPSSPVGPRGSGLHPGPPVDVHRASGEDSSGPGGENRNPAWPREGAPDSSPEWGPEEESIFFDNPLFLESPSSAPSESEARFAWGFSDPCADVRTGPQSPQTLEPSPPGGSVPWELGREPDPGDSAMDSSGHTTPPFPVPTCTLHSSSWAVVGTTERAPAAPPGQEESETPPGDSLAPAPSAASCVDKALTWETERVASDASPATYPVQPWATLPSPEGWQTKEVPSWPQGPLCPQDTGEIQYGCAQESAPCTMSPGPWGSPASSLESSSPESEARGPSPRPSPVSSQEGSPQLWSHHPGSVLPTWMLDTSSPSSLETDGAEPSSLEKEKAGEAPSPGREGRSEGPARTAEAEASQPDVPLTSTEGGSLRSLMDFRRLPESPMPQAQPPEEGQRPPAGGKLENGVRTDKVTWNLASRLYHLEGFRKSEVAAYLQKNNDFSRTVAENYLSFFQFRGQSLDRALRGFLRALVLSGETQERERILYQFSKRFYHCNPGLFSSVDCVHTLTCAIMLLNSDLHGQNIGKSMSCQEFITNLHGLQDGGNFPKEVLKALYWSIRSEKLEWAVDEDDAARPEKAQPSSLAGKMSNPFLQLAQDPTVPTYKQGILARKMHQDADGKKTPWGKRGWKMLHTVLRGMVLYFLKGEDHGLDGESLLGQTVDEPVGVHHSLATPATHYTKKPHVFQLRTADWRLYLFQAPTAQEMTSWMARINLAAATHSAPPFPAAVGSQRKFVRPILPVGPAQSSLEEQHRSHESCLDAASDDLLDLQRNLPERRGRSRELEDYRLRKEYLEYEKTRYETYLQLLVARLHCPSDDLDLWEEQLGKEAADPQESKPSLKKSHSSPSLHLDEAPTTAKVKRNVSERRTYRKIIPKRNRNQL from the exons ATGATGGGTGACGACGGACTCTGTGAACACCCCAAACCCATGGAATTTCTCGACATCTGTTTGGGAGACCACATGCAGCTCCACCCAGGAGCACACCTGAGGGAGACACGCGGCCGCCCTGACCCTCTCGAACCTTGCGGGGAGCAGACCTGGGCCTCTGAGCCTCCTGATTCCACGAGGCAAGATGTTCATCCCAGGGGCTCCAGCCCAGAGCCCACGCACCCGGGGAGCGGCTCTTcccaggagggggaagggcagaAAGCAGTGTCCCCCGGGTCACCCCGGGACAGCCATCCTCTGGGGAGCCCAAGGCAGAGCCAGAGCACGTCCACCCAGGTGGTGTTCTGGGCGGGCATCCTGCAGGCCCAGATGTGCGTCCTGGACCTGCAGGAGGAGCTAGAGAAGACGGAAGGGATCAGAGCTGAGCTGAGATGCTCCCTCCCCACGGTGTCTCCTGACCTCCCCGCTTTCCCCTCCAGCCCGGTGGGACCCCGGGGCTCAGGCCTCCACCCCGGCCCACCCGTGGACGTGCACAGGGCCTCGGGGGAAGATAGCAGCGGGCCTGGAGGGGAGAACCGGAACCCGGCATGGCCGAGGGAGGGCGCGCCAGACTCGTCCCCGGAGTGGGGTCCCGAGGAGGAGAGCATATTCTTCGACAACCCGCTCTTCCTGGAGAGCCCTTCCTCGGCCCCCAGTGAGTCTGAAGCGCGCTTTGCCTGGGGGTTCTCAGATCCCTGCGCAGATGTGAGGACCGGGCCCCAGAGCCCACAGACCCTGGAGCCCTCACCCCCAGGAGGCAGCGTGCCGTGGGAGCTGGGCAGGGAGCCGGATCCGGGGGACAGCGCAATGGATTCCAGCGGGCACACCACACCGCCATTTCCTGTGCCCACCTGCACGCTGCACTCCTCCTCCTGGGCTGTGGTGGGCACCACCGAGCGGGCTCCCGCAGCACCTCCCGGCCAGGAGGAGAGCGAG ACCCCTCCGGGAGACAGTCTTGCCCCTGCCCCGTCTGCAGCATCCTGTGTGGACAAAGCCTTGACCTGGGAAACGGAACGTGTGGCATCTGATGCCAGCCCTGCCACGTATcctgtgcaaccttgggcaa CTCTGCCAAGTCCCGAGGGCTGGCAGACCAAGGAGGTTCCTTCCTGGCCCCAGGGGCCTCTTTGCCCCCAGGACACAGGTGAGATCCAATATGGG TGTGCCCAGGAGTCTGCTCCCTGCACCATGTCCCCTGGCCCCTGGGGGAGCCCAGCCTCTTCGCTGGAGTCGAGCAGCCCTGAGTCTGAGGCCAGAGGCCCCAGCCCCCGGCCCAGCCCCGTGTCCTCCCAGGAAGGCAGCCCGCAGCTCTGGAGCCACCACCCGGGCAGCGTTCTTCCCACGTGGATGCTAGATACGTCAAGCCCTTCATCCCTGGAGACGGACGGCGCAGAGCCTAGCTCCCTGGAGAAGGAGAAGGCAGGAGaggcccccagcccagggagggaaggaaggagtgaaGGCCCGGCCAGGACGGCCGAGGCTGAAGCCAGCCAGCCTGACGTGCCCTTGACTTCTACAGAAGG TGGGAGTCTGAGGTCACTGATGGACTTTCGCAGGCTTCCTGAGAGCCCCATGCCCCAAGCACAGCCCCCAGAGGAAGGCCAAAGGCCACCAGCTGGAGGCAAGCTGGAGAATGGCGTCAGGACCGACAAGGTGACCTGGAACTTGGCCTCCCGCCTCtatcacctggagggcttccgGAAGTCCGAAGTGGCCGCTTACCTGCAGAAGAA CAACGACTTCAGCAGGACGGTGGCTGAGAACTACCTGTCCTTCTTCCAGTTCAGAGGCCAGAGCCTGGACCGTGCGCTCCG GGGCTTCCTCCGCGCCCTGGTGCTCAGTGGGGAGACCCAGGAACGGGAGCGGATCCTCTACCAGTTCTCCAAGCGCTTCTATCACTGCAACCCTGGGCTCTTCTCCTCAGTAG ACTGCGTGCACACCCTGACCTGTGCCATCATGCTGCTCAACTCAGACCTGCATGGACAG AACATCGGGAAGAGCATGAGCTGCCAGGAATTCATCACCAACCTGCACGGCCTGCAGGACGGCGGGAACTTCCCCAAGGAGGTGCTCAAG GCCCTCTACTGGTCTATCCGAAGTGAGAAGCTCGAGTGGGCCGT GGATGAAGACGACGCAGCCAGGCCCGAGAAGGCCCAGCCGTCCTCCCTGGCTGGCAAGATGAGCAACCCCTTCCTCCAGCTGGCCCAGGACCCCACGGTGCCCACCTACAAGCAGGGCATCCTGGCTCGGAAGATGCATCAGGATGCGGATGGCAAGAAGA CGCCGTGGGGCAAGCGCGGCTGGAAGATGCTCCACACCGTCCTGCGAGGGATGGTCCTCTATTTCCTTAAG GGAGAGGACCACGGCCTCGACGGGGAGAGCTTGCTGGGGCAGACGGTGGACGAACCGGTAGGGGTGCACCACTCGCTGGCCACTCCCGCCACCCACTACACCAAGAAGCCGCACGTCTTCCAGCTGCGCACGGCCGACTGGCGCCTCTATCTCTTCCAGGCACC CACTGCCCAGGAGATGACTTCCTGGATGGCGCGCATCAACCTGGCCGCGGCCACGCACTCGGCGCCGCCCTTTCCCGCCGCGGTGGGCTCCCAGCGCAAATTCGTCCGGCCCATCCTGCCCGTGGGCCCCGCCCAGAGCTCCCTG GAGGAGCAGCATCGATCCCACGAGAGCTGCCTGGATGCTGCCTCCGACGACCTGCTGGATCTGCAGAGAAACTTACCGGAGCGGCGGGGCCGCAGCCGAGAGCTGGAGGACTACCGCTTGCGGAAGGAGTACCTGGAGTACGAG AAAACCCGTTACGAGACCTACCTGCAGCTTCTGGTGGCCCGTCTGCACTGCCCGTCGGATGACCTGGACCTGTGGGAGGAACAGCTGGGGAAGGAGGCTGCAGACCCGCAGGAGTCCAAGCCCAGCCTGAAGAAGTCCCACTCCAGCCCGTCCCTGCACCTGGATGAGGCCCCCACCACGGCCAAGGTCAAGCGCAACGTCTCAGAGCGCAGAACCTACCGGAAGATCATCCCCAAGCGGAACCGCAATCAGCTGTGA